Proteins encoded by one window of uncultured Draconibacterium sp.:
- a CDS encoding OmpH family outer membrane protein encodes MRNLMKLMAVLMFTVASYTAANAQSLKFGHIDLQALVQVMPERTAAEAEFNTFQGELEEILGEMQKDYQAKLGEFEAMGEEVSDIKRNAKIAEIQDVQQRIQNYQVTAQQQVQQKQAELLSPVFDKAEKAIEEVAKEQGLIYVFDSGAGNRTILYKSNQSVDVLPLVKAKLGIQ; translated from the coding sequence ATGAGAAATTTAATGAAATTAATGGCAGTGCTTATGTTCACTGTAGCATCATATACTGCTGCCAATGCACAATCTTTAAAATTTGGCCATATTGACCTTCAGGCTTTGGTTCAAGTAATGCCTGAAAGAACCGCAGCTGAAGCTGAGTTTAACACGTTTCAAGGAGAATTGGAAGAAATTCTGGGTGAAATGCAAAAAGATTATCAGGCAAAATTAGGCGAATTTGAAGCAATGGGAGAAGAAGTATCAGATATTAAACGAAATGCAAAAATTGCCGAAATTCAGGATGTACAACAACGCATTCAAAATTACCAGGTAACTGCCCAACAGCAGGTACAGCAAAAACAAGCAGAACTTTTATCTCCTGTTTTCGATAAAGCTGAAAAAGCGATTGAAGAAGTTGCAAAAGAGCAAGGGCTGATTTATGTTTTCGATTCAGGAGCAGGAAACAGAACTATACTTTACAAATCAAACCAGAGCGTTGACGTTTTACCGTTGGTAAAAGCTAAATTGGGTATTCAGTAA
- a CDS encoding OmpH family outer membrane protein, translating to MKKIILSIAVIFSVTLFANAQKFAFIDSEYIMDNIPSFTAAQEQLNQLSSQYQKELESMHAEIEQMYQDFQAESVLLSEDMKRKREDVIITKEKDYKTLQRKYFGPNGDLFKKRQGLIKPIQDDIFNAVQEIATDGSYAVIFDKAGDATLFFTNPRYDLSDEVLRKLGYK from the coding sequence ATGAAGAAAATTATTTTATCGATTGCTGTAATATTTTCAGTAACATTATTTGCAAATGCGCAGAAATTCGCATTTATCGATTCGGAATATATTATGGATAACATTCCGTCGTTTACCGCGGCCCAGGAGCAACTGAATCAGTTGTCATCGCAATACCAAAAAGAATTGGAATCAATGCATGCCGAGATTGAGCAAATGTATCAGGACTTTCAAGCAGAGAGTGTTTTGCTTTCAGAAGATATGAAACGCAAACGCGAGGATGTGATTATTACAAAAGAAAAAGATTATAAAACATTGCAACGTAAGTATTTTGGGCCAAATGGCGACCTTTTCAAAAAGCGTCAGGGATTGATTAAGCCTATTCAGGACGACATCTTTAACGCTGTTCAGGAAATAGCTACCGACGGTAGCTATGCCGTAATATTTGATAAGGCCGGAGATGCAACTTTATTTTTCACTAATCCACGTTACGATCTTAGCGATGAAGTGTTAAGAAAACTTGGGTATAAATAG